A genomic region of Plasmodium vivax chromosome 1, whole genome shotgun sequence contains the following coding sequences:
- a CDS encoding Phist protein (Pf-fam-b) (encoded by transcript PVX_093680A) yields the protein MSPCNIPIIVLPATSSPADIKKAIDANNQTVAKSDGRRNKCKSRKSFADFNLASLPYKVLFIFGVIVVLLQNNNSSSLEVSRNGRSLGEYYRDDHYDYDPRGRRGSRWQEEEDMYNPRMRGGNPDYYDERSGGYRSGPDDRNTYHNVHPIPAYDDQRDDKDNVIRPDQPAPVKPDGDDTGKGDDSSVTPSPENPDDPNNPPSTTETPGNSDGEHKDDEGNVIRPAGKHVVKPDDEKDDKSDNDPIKPNVPSEHHHDGSHDGSDDGSHDGSHPDQPGHHDGLKGTMSQGPYGPDPRGDRSGDEREFRHNQHGRVFDDRRGRGGFDDYNGPDGYGSDYGRRYGDDGREIHYSRSEKSFDDEYHGRGGDDRSFHFSKTNRVIDENMPYPPNGPFRGGDNRSIRSEQIAAMNYEEQFHQGPRGGRMGSANPFNVPPRGGRDDDHTFHSATPHRSVDDVNDPRNRGRRDAGDDPRSFNPARGNQRHDDQFFDEGRFGPPGGPGKFPDGRRPPVPGPHGGPGGRGQPGRGGRLEMEDDAFGSRGDFMRRSHDGRGRHGPHGDNEQLPFGCTRAELQEQMTEEELNSKIKNLRPNATVKEMFVLFNQILSFERKKFVKMQEYIMQYSQYLQKTLLLPTPIRMKYWWRAHYNMTDELIKKERGDFQDFYAFVSKGQCQRWDFLYFANAKRKSWDELRDLMKSIWMEILTYKMKKHSKL from the exons ATGAGTCCCTGCAACATCCCAATCATCGTCCTTCCAGCGACTTCATCCCCTGCTGATATTAAGAAAGCCATCGATGCCAACAACCAGACTGTAGCCAAATCCGACGGGAGGAGGAACAAATGCAAGAGCAGAAAGAGCTTCGCCGACTTCAATCTTGCTTCCTTGCCATACAAAGTCTTGTTCATCTTTGGCGTTATCGTTGTGCTCTTACAG AACAACAACTCTTCCAGCCTAGAAGTCAGCAGAAATGGCAGATCCTTAGGTGAGTACTACCGTGATGACCATTACGATTACGAcccaagaggaagaagaggaagcagatggcaagaggaggaagacatGTATAACCCAAGAATGAGAGGTGGAAACCCAGACTACTATGATGAAAGAAGCGGCGGATACCGATCTGGTCCAGATGATAGAAATACTTATCATAACGTTCATCCTATACCTGCATACGATGATCAAAGAGATGATAAGGATAATGTTATTAGGCCCGATCAACCAGCTCCCGTAAAGCCTGATGGTGATGACACTGGTAAGGGTGACGACAGCAGCGTGACTCCAAGTCCTGAAAATCCCGATGATCCCAATAACCCTCCATCAACCACTGAAACACCTGGTAACTCAGATGGTGAACATAAGGATGATGAGGGTAATGTGATTAGGCCCGCTGGAAAACACGTAGTCAAACCTGATGATGAGAAGGATGATAAGAGTGATAACGATCCTATTAAACCCAATGTACCATCCGAGCATCATCACGATGGATCTCATGATGGATCTGATGATGGTTCTCATGACGGATCTCATCCCGATCAACCCGGACACCATGATGGCTTAAAAGGAACCATGTCTCAAGGTCCTTATGGTCCAGATCCAAGAGGTGATAGAAGCGGAGACGAAAGGGAATTCAGACACAATCAACACGGAAGAGTCTTTGATgacagaagaggaagaggcggaTTTGACGATTACAATGGCCCCGATGGATACGGAAGCGACTACGGCAGACGCTATGGAGATGACGGTCGTGAAATTCATTACTCACGTAGCGAAAAATCATTTGATGATGAATACCACGGAAGAGGAGGTGATGACAGatccttccatttttcaaaaacCAATAGAGTGATAGATGAAAATATGCCATATCCCCCTAATGGACCATTCAGAGGAGGAGATAACCGTTCAATTAGAAGTGAACAAATTGCTGCGATGAACTATGAAGAACAGTTTCACCAAGGCCCAAGAGGTGGAAGAATGGGAAGTGCCAACCCATTTAACGTCCCaccaagaggaggaagagatgACGACCACACATTTCACTCCGCTACTCCTCATAGAAGCGTAGATGATGTTAACGACCCAAGAAACAGAGGTAGAAGAGACGCCGGTGATGACCCAAGAAGTTTCAATCCTGCCAGAGGAAATCAAAGACATGATGACCAATTCTTTGATGAAGGCAGATTTGGCCCCCCCGGTGGACCAGGAAAATTCCCAGATGGAAGAAGACCCCCCGTGCCAGGACCACACGGAGGTCCAGGAGGAAGAGGTCAACCAGGACGAGGTGGAAGACTCGAAATGGAAGACGACGCTTTTGGCTCCAGAGGAGATTTCATGAGAAGATCTCACGATGGACGCGGAAGACACGGACCCCACGGTGACAATGAACAACTCCCATTCGGATGCACCCGAGCTGAATTACAAGAGCAGATGACCGAAGAGGAATTAAacagcaaaattaaaaacttgaGACCAAACGCTACCGTTAAGGAGATGTTCGTTCTCTTCAACCAGATACTCTCCTTCGAAAGAAAGAAGTTCGTTAAGATGCAAGAGTACATTATGCAATACTCCCAATACTTGCAGAAGACTCTCTTGTTACCAACCCCAATCAGAATGAAATACTGGTGGAGGGCACACTACAACATGACCGACGAGTTGATTAAGAAAGAGAGAGGAGACTTCCAAGATTTCTACGCCTTCGTAAGCAAGGGACAATGCCAGAGATGGGACTTCCTTTACTTCGCTAATGCCAAGAGAAAGTCGTGGGATGAGCTCAGAGATTTAATGAAGAGCATCTGGATGGAGATCTTGACCTACAAGATGAAGAAACACAGCAAACTCTAA